CTTTTATTGAGAGGAATACCGAGCCGCTcgactcatttacagccctaatttTGCTGAAAATTAATGCCTTTTTTATGAACTTTTATATATGTTTAATTCATTTGCAGGTATGTCATGACGATGGAGTAATCCACAGGGACTTGAAACCTGAAAACTTCCTGTTCGTAGATGAAAGCGAAGACTCAGACTTAAAAGCAATTGATTTCGGGCTCTCCATATTTTATGAACATGGTAAATAcattatatacacatatataataatatacaaGCCTGAAATTAACTAATGAAATTGAGGAATTATATATTAAGATTCAGGGCAGCGATTCAGTGAAATAGTAGGAAGTCCATATTACATGGCTCCTGAGGTTCTAAGAAGAAATTATGGAGCAGAAGTTGATGTTTGGAGCACTGGTGTCATTCTCTATATCTTGCTTTGTGGTGTTCCCCCTTTCTGGGCAGAAACTGAAGAAGGAATTGCACATGCTATAATTGGAGGAGATCTAGATTTAACAAGGGAACCATGGAACATGATTTCTCAAGATGCTAAGAACTTAGTCAAAGACATGCTTGATGCAAATCCTTATAGCCGCTTGACAGTTAAAGAAGCTCTTGGTAAGTATAATTAAAGTTTTCTACCTACTTTATGATTCGAACTCGAGATGTAATTGAACATATGATTAACAAAATGTATGTGTTTTGATGAAATTAAGAGCATCCATGGATCCGAAATGCAAAAAGTGCTCCTAacatcaatcttggagaaaatgtggcaacaaaaataaaacagTTTTCATTGATGaacaagttcaagaagaaggttCTTAGTGTAAGTTTTAATTAGTTGATTAAATAATGTTAATTTTGGGGAGTGAAAGTGAAGATTAATTAaggttaatttaatttaatttcagattGTAGCAAACAATTTGACGCATGATGAAATAGATAAGATAAAAGATACATTTAATTTGATGGATACGGACAAAAATGGATACCTTTCATTTGATGAACTCAAATGTGGCCTCCGACAGATTTCTCATCCTCTTCCTGATCCTGATGTTCGATTGTTAATGGAAGCTgtaagtttttttctttttttttttttttttttgtgttttttatcaacaatattcacaaattaatgaatttataaaTCATTATACATGATAGTAATAATGAAAATATACTCCTTAATCGAAACAAATGTTCGGTTTTTCCACATCCAGTTGTAGAAGTGGCGAATATTTGATTGAATATCAAATGATTAGGGTatcgagattttttttttttttttgcttaaaatGACTGGTACGTTGATCTTTTTTGTGGAGTTTATTAGTAGTTGAGGAGTTACGGGGTTGAACATCCACTAATTGccaaaaaatacgaaaaattctAGAGAAGCTTTGTATCGAACGCTCATAGATCATCAGAAAGCATCGCAAACACTCTCTGCCAATGAATCTTGAATCTTTTCTTGAAGATTTGAAGAATTTACTAACAATAAGTTTTGTATGAAAAAATGAAGGCGGACTTGGATGGAAACGGGGCACTGTGCATGGAGGAGTTTGTGACAATGGCAGTACATATGATAAGGATTGGAGACAACGAAGAGAGTCTTCGTCGCGCTTTCAATTACTTTGATCAAAACAAAACAGGTTACATAGAGTTCGATGAATTAGAACACGTCATGTTAAATGACAAAAACATTGATCTCAACTCTAAGCAAGTCATTCAAGACATCATTTCTGATGTTGATCTTGATCGGGTAATTCATTCATTCTTCTATTTTCTAGATTAAATGCTTTtacagaataaaataaaatcaaattgttaTTTGTTTTGGAATACACAGGACGGTCGAATAAGTTACGAAGAATTCAAATCAATGATGAGAAATGGAATGGATTGGAAAATGGCTTCTCGTCAATATTCAAGAGTATTATTCAATGCATTGAGTGTCAAAATACTCAAAAATGGATCCACAGCCCTTAAAGCATAATCTAACTTTCTGCTGCTATTGCCTTAAtattcaaaagaaaaaagaaaaagataattGATTGGGGTTAACAGTTTCGGTTTTGATTTTCACAACATtttgtatattattttctttctcAAGAAAATCATATTAGCTTTTGAAATTCAGGTATTAGAAGTTAGATatattcatgattttttttaaacggtAATGTATATGTTTAAATTCTTGACATCTTTTGCTCAATATTATTCAATATTCTCATATCCAATTATATCTTTTAAGTTATCAATATCAAATCAAGCCAATGTTAGAGTGTAAGAGTTTATAATACTTATAATTTATAGGCTATATTCACCTCAAAATGTACCTAATGCAGGAAGGGTTGTAACACATGTAAGGAGTCATATGACTcgctaattaaataataacaaaaaaagaGAAACATGAAAGAAGAAAGCGGAGAGCATTTCCTATTAAAGACATATCTTACATCAGAATCAGAATTTACAGCCTGGCAAAGTACAATTGCCACCAGAAAAGTGTTCAAAACTTCACATCTTGGACAAACTATCCAAATAAACAACACTTTGAAGTTCTATATCCGTATGAAAGCCTTAAAAAAGGCGGTTTATAGCAATATTAGACGAACAATAGTAACATGTTCATTTTATAGAAAGTTCCAAGGGTTCTGAAACTAAACAAAGGTAAAGGTTCTGAAATGACACTACATAAAACAAGGGAAAAGACGTTCATTGTGCAGTCGGTTGGACCTACATCTATTATTTCACAAGCACGCACATTTGCGTTCACCAATGATAACTAGTTATGTATATTTAGTGACGGAAGGATGTTAGAGAAACTTAACATATTAATAGATAAACTATGTACAGCACACCATACTTGGTGCTTGTCTCCAGAAACACGAGGGATTTCTACAGATGAAGCCTCCTTTTATATATATCTACTTACCATGCACACAATAAGCAGCCTCAGGAAAAAGATGAGCCACCAAACGTTTAAATACAAAAGAACCCTCCAAAATCACCACATGATTTTTAATTTCCTGGGAGATGTATGTATGTTCCTAGTTGACCCCCACCAACAGAAGGTCTAGAAGTTTAAACAGCTGTAGCAGCATACCTGGAAAATGGCAGAAGACTTGGATCTTGAAGAGTTATAATAATCATCCGTCGTTTTATTGGAATCGCTAGATCAACTGTTCCCTTTTCCCCTACCACCTCTCCCCTTACTGACACCTGCATTTTTTGAGCTTATTGCCTTGCTACAAGTACCATGAGAGTCCACATCTGCCAACCCATTCTCTAGTGCTCTAACCAAATTCTCAAAGTAATTTTTCGTCACACTGTAACAATAGAAATGTAATGCTTTTAAAACCATTATAATGATAATTTCTGAAACAAACAGGTGGAAGTCACTACACATGCTTGTCAAAACATTAGCCCATTCAAGATTTGGAGAAGTGTAGAATCATTTTAACAAAATGTTCCAGTGGTAGACAGGAGATGAGAATTATGGGGCTTAATTAATATGATCTATGAGAAAGGAGTTATCTATAGCGGCAATAATAACTCAAAAAcagaaaaccaaaccaaaacaaaacaaaacaaaaaaaagtaaaaattacattataataaatataaagcCAACATCACAAAATGGAATCTACAGGTCCATAACTTCATCCAGTTTTTTGCCGAAAGGATAAAAGTACCTATGCGAAAACAAGGTCAAAAACCCATTGCCAATGACATCGAAAATAGTCCAAACATATCAGGAGattcttaataaaattaaattatttaaaaattatctcATAAAtagtaaatcttttatttatcataaataataaatatatgaacTGAGTGGTTACTTgaacaaaattttattttaacatGTATTTGGGCTTTGCAAGTCAACTCCTTGCATGCATTGCTTTCACATTTCCTCTATTATACATCTATAACTCCAGTTTCTCAATAAGATGTTGCATACCAGATCCTCTTGGAAACTATTCTTAAAGTGTTTGAAAAACTACTACAGTTGTTTAACTGCAAGGATGGACCAGGCCAAAAAAATTGGTCTCAAAAAGTAGGGAGAGATAAGAATCTTCAAAAGAAGAGAGTTCAGCCCCTAAACAAATAGCTTGTACATCAGAACTATAATTTAAACATCAACACATAATTGCATCAGATACCTGGTCAATCCAGCTAATTTTGTTCggaaatcatcaaattctttTGAGGGGCCTTCAGCGTTGAGGAACTGTACTAAATCCTTCTCTGCGCATTGGTGAAGCCTTTCCAAGCCCGATTCAGCCTCACCTGAACAAACAGCCACAAACATTATTCTATCAGAATGGTTAGTGAAACAGAAATTAGACAATTCAAATGTAGTCCTTTTtctctatttcttttttctGAACTCAGCTACCCGCTAATATTTCTAAATGGATTGACCAACATCATACCCAATCCATTTGTATGGAGAGTGGAGATTGCACTAAGTGAGCAAGTAAAAACACTCCAAGAAACATACTATTTCTCACACCATCCTTTCTAAATGCTCGAGGATACATACCTTGCACGTACTCAAAAAACTGTCTCTTAGCTTGCTCAAGCTCAGGTAAGTAATATCCATATGCATAAGTCCATTTTAAAACTCGCCTACATTCAACTATCTGTGAACAGAAGAAAAGAAATACATATCAACAAAACCATGggctttttcttctttctctagTTCTTTAATGA
The window above is part of the Euphorbia lathyris chromosome 3, ddEupLath1.1, whole genome shotgun sequence genome. Proteins encoded here:
- the LOC136224805 gene encoding calcium-dependent protein kinase 24 translates to MGGCISGPLKAGRIISRKLHLDNRPRAFSELGLSSPRSFQLLIENVINEPKGDNITEKYEFGKELGRGEFGITYKCQEIETGKWYACKTISKAKLKTEIDIEDVRREVEIMRHLPKHPNIVRYKEAFEDSEAIYLIMEICEGGELFDRIVAKGYYTERAAAMVTKTILEVVKVCHDDGVIHRDLKPENFLFVDESEDSDLKAIDFGLSIFYEHGQRFSEIVGSPYYMAPEVLRRNYGAEVDVWSTGVILYILLCGVPPFWAETEEGIAHAIIGGDLDLTREPWNMISQDAKNLVKDMLDANPYSRLTVKEALEHPWIRNAKSAPNINLGENVATKIKQFSLMNKFKKKVLSIVANNLTHDEIDKIKDTFNLMDTDKNGYLSFDELKCGLRQISHPLPDPDVRLLMEAADLDGNGALCMEEFVTMAVHMIRIGDNEESLRRAFNYFDQNKTGYIEFDELEHVMLNDKNIDLNSKQVIQDIISDVDLDRDGRISYEEFKSMMRNGMDWKMASRQYSRVLFNALSVKILKNGSTALKA